In Rhinopithecus roxellana isolate Shanxi Qingling chromosome 16, ASM756505v1, whole genome shotgun sequence, a single genomic region encodes these proteins:
- the FAM163B gene encoding protein FAM163B: MTAGTVVITGGILATVILLCIIAVLCYCRLQYYCCKKDESEEDEEEPDFAVHSHLPPLHSNRNLVLTNGPALYPTASTSFSQKSPQARALCRSCSHCEPPAFFLQEPPEEEEDVLNGGERVLYKSVSQEDVELPAGGFGGLQALNPNRLSAMREAFARSRSISTDV; the protein is encoded by the exons ATGACAGCCGGGACCGTGGTCATCACCGGGGGCATCTTGGCAACTGTGATTCTGCTCTGCATCATCGCTGTTCTGTGCTACTGCCGGCTCCAG TACTACTGCTGCAAGAAGGACGAGTcagaggaggacgaggaggagccGGACTTCGCCGTTCACTCACACCtgcccccactgcactccaaccgcAACCTGGTGCTGACCAACGGGCCGGCGCTCTACCCCACTGCCTCTACCTCCTTCAGCCAGAAGTCTCCGCAGGCCCGTGCCCTGTGCCGCAGCTGCTCCCACTGCGAGCCCCCCGCCTTCTTCCTGCAGGAGCCGCCGGAGGAGGAAGAGGACGTGCTGAACGGCGGGGAGCGCGTGCTCTACAAGAGCGTGAGCCAGGAGGACGTGGAGCTGCCCGCGGGGGGCTTCGGGGGCCTGCAGGCGCTCAACCCCAACCGCCTCTCGGCCATGCGGGAGGCCTTCGCCCGGAGCCGCAGCATCAGCACCGACGTGTGA